In Humulus lupulus chromosome 6, drHumLupu1.1, whole genome shotgun sequence, a single genomic region encodes these proteins:
- the LOC133782915 gene encoding FIP1[V]-like protein → MEDDDEFGDLYTDVLQPFASSSSSSAPQPHQASVAPPQPFRPPIDLNLKNDAEDTTLRAPSFNSVVPVKDTEETLAPSPASSPAGSVDSVAKNSIISGEVVVVDDVVARPRVLLSGDVKLRDGVTKDSNLNSNYCVGGSGNDVVIGQSGGEDENLMEKDVTFDIEEGNMGMEDAGSEPMIPGLESSAPIGGTTGDIDNVDASMGERSLGGDGVGEDDNVAGGGAGGGDGDDWDSDSEDDLQIVLNDNNHGPLAMERGGMAGGDDDDDEDEDGLVIVTDGDPNQAMEEQEWGEDSAQVADGERKEVGEAGKIGAGIVAPQKIGYSSHGYHPFHSQFKYVRPGAAPIPGATTSGPGGVPGQVRPLVSMGPMPGRGRGDWRPMGLKNATPMQKNFHSGFGGPTWGGNTAGRGFGGGGGGGGLEFTLPSHKTIFEVDIDSFEEKPWKYPSVDVSDFFNFGFNEDSWKDYCKQLEQLRLESTMQSKIRVYESGRAEQEYDPDLPPELAAAAGNHDVPSSDNANSGKLGQGDLPKGSARVRPPLPTGRAIQVEGGYGERLPSIDTRPARNRDSDAIIEIVLQDSLDDDASAGNDIPNRPDNDTSKEDFGGGVAEEVTTPVNPEFSDNFPQAYNDRKREPVEPRMSHLGSVSDDIPDRNGVLPFPPGPPIRNAGSSANIREYPDDDSSAGYEERRIQGRTRDRSPHKAMGGSGRDKKYLNNEPEESVESMDSKHSLPLSSPATVRDAHESSFEQRDVDDQDELVLADGSPGMEKDETTSNVLASTDIPEDGSTKKQTISSRAEQPFAQELDDGEDSKAARSSDNSRARSGSSRDYQKRRDGVDEEVIQGHSTRTGSVKRNFDEKEQGVHRRNRDGRQELERNRMVVKGREDTYPYREFDPNPVHLHMRADGFERRKERDNPDVAWQRRDDDSYSRRIKTEETRKRERGDEMQSRHRSKIREGDRSDKDEPIHLRKQMDNGSHRVYYEKDVGPRHREREDSMKGRYEHLDDYHGKRKKDEENVRRDHVDKEEILHGHRENMNRRKRERDEVLDPRKRDGQQRLLDDHHSVRHKDEGWLQRERGERQREREDWQRLKQSHEENAPKRERDEGRSVTRSGRVTEDKGWVGHPKLKDDSKGSDKDYQYKETLRHIEPPKRRDRTEDEGSHHGGNEDIYARGNQLSNGERRSRQERLSIRNDRSINASEDVRVHDKKHKENARRNKEFEAGDNSTLVSSKRNQEEHGSQSNETGLKGSTEQGFGEHKNLVQHPLSRKQKEGASDDEQHDSRRGRSKLERWTSHKERDFSIKSKSSTLKFKEMDKNNIRSLEGTKHSDEPSKPAETLDIQHPSAEEKDPADPEAKDGDTKPLDDRHLDTAEKLKKRSERFKLPMPSEKEAITIKKVESGALPSVKSVTQEESEIKPERPARKRRWISG, encoded by the exons ATGGAAGACGACGACGAGTTCGGAGATCTCTACACCGATGTTCTTCAGCCTTTTGCTTCCTCGTCGTCTTCCTCGGCTCCGCAGCCTCACCAGGCTTCCGTTGCGCCGCCCCAACCTTTCCGCCCTCCGATCGATCTCAATCTCAAGAACGATGCCGAAGACACTACGCTTCGAGCTCCGAGCTTCAATTCCGTCGTACCTGTTAAAGACACGGAGGAAACCCTAGCTCCAAGTCCCGCTTCCTCTCCCGCCGGCTCGGTTGATTCTGTCGCAAAGAATTCGATCATTTCCGGTGAGGTAGTGGTGGTGGACGATGTAGTGGCTCGGCCGAGGGTTTTGTTGTCCGGGGATGTGAAATTGCGTGATGGGGTTACGAAGGATTCAAATTTGAACTCGAACTATTGTGTTGGTGGGTCTGGGAACGATGTTGTTATTGGGCAATCGGGTGGTGAAGATGAGAATTTGATGGAGAAGGACGTTACTTTTGATATCGAAGAAGGTAATATGGGAATGGAAGATGCTGGTTCGGAACCGATGATTCCAGGTCTCGAGAGTAGCGCACCGATTGGTGGGACGACGGGGGATATTGATAACGTGGATGCTTCTATGGGAGAAAGAAGTTTGGGTGGTGATGGAGTTGGCGAAGATGATAATGTTGCCGGTGGTGGTGCCGGTGGTGGTGATGGTGATGATTGGGACAGTGATAGTGAGGACGATTTGCAAATAGTCCTGAATGATAACAACCATGGACCGTTAGCTATGGAGAGAGGCGGAATGGCAGGTGGTGATGACGACGACGATGAAGATGAAGACGGGCTTGTTATTGTGACTGATGGCGATCCTAATCAAGCGATGGAAGAACAAGAATGGGGAGAGGACTCTGCGCAGGTGGCTGATGGCGAGAGGAAGGAGGTGGGTGAAGCTGGGAAAATTGGTGCCGGCATTGTGGCGCCACAGAAGATTGGTTATAGCAGTCATGGTTATCATCCATTTCATTCTCAGTTTAAG TATGTGAGACCTGGTGCAGCACCAATACCTGGGGCAACTACTTCTGGTCCCGGAGGAGTGCCAGGTCAAGTTCGTCCTCTTGTCAGTATGGGTCCTATGCCTGGTCGAGGAAGAGGTGATTGGCGACCAATGGGATTGAAAAATGCCACTCCTATGCAGAAAAATTTTCATTCTGGGTTTGGAGGGCCAACATGGGGTGGCAATACGGCAGGAAGAGGctttggtggtggtggtggtggtggtggactAGAATTCACGCTTCCTTCACACAA GACTATATTTGAGGTTGACATTGATAGTTTTGAGGAGAAGCCATGGAAATATCCCAGTGTTGACGTATCTGATTTTTTCAACTTCGGGTTTAATGAGGATAGCTGGAAAGATTATTGCAAACAGCTG GAGCAACTCCGCTTGGAGTCTACAATGCAAAGCAAAATTCGTGTTTACGAAAGTGGACGTGCAGAGCAG GAGTATGATCCTGATCTGCCTCCAGAATTAGCAGCTGCAGCCGGTAACCATGATGTTCCTTCTTCTGATAATGCAAATTCGGGAAAGTTAGGGCAAGGTGATTTACCAAAAGGGTCTGCTCGTGTACGTCCACCACTA CCAACTGGTAGGGCAATACAGGTGGAAGGTGGTTATGGGGAGCGTCTTCCCTCCATTGATACTCGACCAGCCCGAAATCGTGATTCAGATGCAATCATTGAG ATTGTCTTGCAGGACTCTTTGGATGATGATGCCTCTGCTGGAAATGATATTCCAAACAGACCGGACAATGATACCAGCAAAGAGGATTTTGGAGGAGGTGTAGCTGAAGAGGTTACCACACCAGTGAACCCTGAGTTTAGTGACAATTTTCCCCAGGCTTATAATGATCGAAAGAGAGAGCCTGTTGAACCAAGGATGTCGCACCTGGGTTCCGTTTCTGATGATATACCTGATAGAAATGGAGTTTTACCCTTCCCTCCAGGACCACCGATTCGTAACGCTGGTTCCAGTGCTAATATTCGGGAGTATCCTGATGATGATTCTTCTGCTGGCTATGAGGAAAG GCGAATACAGGGGAGAACACGCGACAGATCTCCTCATAAGGCCATGGGTGGAAGTGGAAGAGACAAAAAGTACCTTAATAATGAACCAGAAGAGTCTGTTGAGAGCATGGACAGTAAACATAGCCTTCCATTGTCGTCTCCTGCCACGGTTAGGGATGCCCATGAATCAAGTTTTGAGCAAAGAGATGTCGATGATCAAGATGAGCTTGTTCTGGCTGATGGAAGCCCTGGAATGGAAAAGGATGAGACAACTTCAAATGTATTAGCCTCAACTGATATTCCTGAAGATGGATCAACAAAGAAACAGACAATAAGTTCTCGAGCTGAGCAGCCTTTTGCCCAGGAACTAGATGATGGGGAAGACTCAAAGGCTGCAAGAAGTAGTGACAACAGCAGAGCGAGATCAGGAAGCAGCAGGGATTATCAGAAGAGGCGAGATGGGGTTGACGAGGAAGTTATTCAAGGGCATTCAACACGCACGGGAAGTGTCAAGAGGAACTTCGATGAAAAAGAACAGGGTGTCCATAGGAGAAATCGTGATGGAAGACAAGAATTGGAAAGAAATCGCATGGTTGTAAAAGGGAGAGAGGACACTTATCCTTACAGAGAATTTGATCCTAACCCAGTCCATTTACACATGAGAGCTGATGGGTTTGAGAGACGAAAGGAAAGGGACAATCCTGATGTGGCTTGGCAACGAAGAGATGACGATTCTTATAGCAGAAGAATTAAAACTGAGGAAACAAGGAAGAGAGAACGTGGTGATGAAATGCAATCAAGGCATCGAAGTAAGATTCGAGAAGGTGACAGGAGTGACAAAGATGAACCTATCCATTTGAGAAAACAGATGGATAATGGCAGCCATAGGGTTTATTATGAGAAGGATGTTGGACCCCGTCACAGGGAAAGAGAGGATAGTATGAAGGGTAGATATGAACATTTAGATGATTACCATGGCAAGAGAAAAAAAGACGAAGAAAATGTGAGGAGAGATCATGTTGATAAAGAAGAAATATTGCATGGCCATAGGGAAAATATGAATCGTCGAAAGAGAGAAAGGGATGAAGTGTTGGATCCTCGGAAGCGAGATGGACAGCAAAGACTTCTTGATGATCACCACTCTGTTAGACATAAAGATGAAGGGTGGTTGCAGAGAGAGAGAGGCGAAAGGCAGCGGGAGAGGGAGGATTGGCAGAGGTTAAAACAGTCTCATGAAGAAAATGCACCCAAGCGGGAAAGAGACGAAGGGCGAAGTGTCACAAGGAGTGGGCGTGTTACAGAAGACAAAGGATGGGTTGGCCATCCTAAGCTTAAGGATGATAGTAAAGGTTCTGATAAAGATTATCAATATAAAGAGACATTGCGGCATATTGAACCACCTAAAAGAAGAGACAGAACTGAGGATGAGGGTTCTCACCATGGAGGGAATGAGGATATATATGCTCGGGGAAATCAATTGAGTAATGGAGAGAGAAGATCCAGACAAGAACGACTAAGTATTCGCAATGATCGTTCTATTAATGCTTCTGAAGATGTGAGGGTTCATGACAAAAAGCATAAAGAGAATGCAAGGAGAAATAAAGAATTTGAGGCTGGTGATAACAGCACTTTAGTCTCTTCAAAGAGAAATCAAGAAGAGCATGGCAGTCAGAGTAATGAGACG GGTTTGAAAGGCAGCACCGAGCAAGGCTTTGGTGAGCATAAAAATTTAGTGCAGCATCCCTTGTCCCGAAAACAGAAGGAAGGCGCTTCTGATGACGAGCAGCATGATTCAAGAAGAGGGCGGTCCAAACTGGAACGATGGACAAGCCACAAGGAGAGGGATTTCTCTATCAAGAGCAAGTCATCTACTTTAAAGTTTAAGGAGATGGATAAGAATAACATAAGATCTCTAGAAGGCACTAAACACTCGGATGAACCTTCCAAGCCAGCTGAGACTCTAGATATTCAACATCCATCAGCTGAAGAGAAAGACCCAGCTGATCCAGAGGCCAAGGATGGTGACACAAAACCATTGGATGACCGTCACCTGGACACAGCTGAGAAGTTAAAGAAAAGAAGTGAGCGGTTCAAACTTCCAATGCCAAGCGAGAAAGAAGCAATAACAATAAAAAAGGTGGAGAGTGGAGCGCTGCCTTCTGTCAAAAGTGTGACACAGGAGGAATCCGAGATTAAACCAGAACGGCCAGCTAGAAAAAGGAGGTGGATCAGCGGCTGA